TCATTTTATTGGTAAAGGAATCATCAGAACTTTTATTACAGACGAACTTGGGAATTTTTACAACAAAAATCTTTTTCTCGAAAATACTCTGGCCGGATCAAAAGTTTCATTGATGCTGCAAACGCCTTCAAACTTTACAATTGAAGCCTTAGAAGATTGTATTATCATCAACCTCAATTACAAAAAATATATTGAGCTGATTAATCAAAATGACGATCTCAAAAACTTTTATATCACCCATTTAGAGAAAAACTGGATTATCGAAAAAGAACAAAGAGAAGTCGCGCTCGTTATGCAGAATGCAACAGAAAGATATTTAAAACTTCTTGAAAAAAATCCGGGAATTGCCGATAGAGTTCCGTTACTGCATATCGCATCGCATTTAGGCATTACACCAACTCAGTTAAGCCGAATCAGAAAAAATCTTGAAAAAGATTTGTAAATCAACATATGTAAAGGCTTTCCTTAAAAACTCCATTTACCTTTGCTTGTATAATTAATTCAGCATTTACAATGAACAAAATAGATCTTATTAAAGACAATATCGATAATTTAACCTCTTTGTGGAAAACCGCCGCCACTCCTCTCCTTTCTTATCATAAAACTGATTTTTTAGAATTTTCTCAAATAAAAAATGCAGGCTGGCCCAACAGATTATGGTTTAGAAAAGATATCACTGCCGAAAATCTTCCGTTGATTCTGGAAACGATCGAAAAAAATCCCGGTTTAGTGGTTCCGTATTGGGATGTTTTTGGAAGTAATTCTAATGAAATTTTTGAAAAAAACGGATTTGTCATTCGAAATAAATTAACCGCTATGGCTTTGAAACTTGGTGACAAATTTACACTCCAAAACCATCTTACGTTTAAAAGAGTTTTAAATGAAGAAGATGCCAAAATCTGGTCAGATATTTATCCGTTATCATTTAATTATGTAATCGGTAAAGAAACATTGGTTCATAATTATGAGAATGTAAAATATTTTTTGGTTCATTTTGAAGAAAAACCAATTGGAACACTGGCACTTTTTCAAACCGGAAAAACAATGGGAATTCACGGCTTGGGCGTGATTCCGGAAATGCGTAAAAAAGGTTTAGCCGAAGAAATCATGAAATTCGGAATCAACCAAGCGATTGATGAAAACTGCGAATATGCTCAATTACAAGCTTCAGATTTAGGAAAAGGAATTTATACCAGATTAGGTTTTGAAGATTTGTTTGTGATTACGAATTACCAGCTTACTTAAATTCCAAATTTTAAAATCCAAATTCCAAATTATTACGATAGACCTTTGTCAAAGTTTGAAACTTTGACAAAGGTATTTTATCCCAGCTTTCAATTTTGTCATATTTTTTGTCATCCTGACGGAGGAAGGATCTTTGCAAGAAACTCTTCAATCAGGATAGACAATCTTTCTTGAATTACTAATGAAGATTCTTCGTTCCTCAGAATGACAAACTATAGCAAGCAATAATCTAAAATCTACACTCTAAAATCTAAAATCTCCCATCTTGTCGCAAATGCCCCTAAAATAGTCATAAATAGGTATTTCATGAAAAAATAAGAATAGTACATTTGTAATACATTAACTAATAACTATTTAAAAACAAACCACATGAAAAACGCTAAAATTATTTTTTGGGTTACTACAATTATTATTTTTCTATTCGAAGGTGTAATGCCGGCCTTTACTTCCCAAACGGAAATGGCCAAAGAAGGAATCAAACATTTAGGATATCCTGAGTATTTTGGAAATGCTTTAGTAATTTTTAAAATTCTGGGAGTTTTGATTTTAGTGATTCCGTCAGTTCCTAAAAATGTAAAAGAATGGGCTTATGCCGGATTTGGATTCGATTTTATCTTTGCTTCTATAAGTCATTTTGCAGTTGACGGAATTAATATTCAAAGTTTCTTTCCTTTAATCTTTTTAGTGATTTTGGCAATATCTTATATCTACTATCATAAAATAGAGCGATACAAAAATATCGCGCTGTAAATTCTAAAACGATGATAGAAGTTTTTAAAACAAATGTTCAGGAAGTTGAGCAATCGATTATGATTGTAGGGAAACTTCTTGAACATTTCCCAAACAGTGCTATCAATTTTGATCTCGAAGATTGTGATAAAATTTTGCGGGTTCATGCGCCTGCAATATCCAATCAAAAAATAATTGAAGTACTGAATTCAAATGGTTTTCATTGCGAAGTACTTCCGTAAAACCACAATTTATTGATTTACACAATATTGCAATAAAAATTGTATTTTTGAGAGACTAACTTCTAAACCATCAAAAAATGAATTTACCAGCAGAACACCAAACTGTGATGCCTTATCTAATTCTTAAAGGTGCAGCACAATTCATAGAATTTACAAAAAATGTCTTTGGAGCTTCAGAAACTCATACAAAAGCGCTGCGCGAAGACGGCAGTATTATGCATGCCGAAATTACTCTAAACGGCAGTACCATCATGTTTACAGAAGAAACCAGCGACTGGCCCAAACAAACCGCTAATTTGTTTGTATATGTTCAAAATGCAGACAAAACGTATCTAAAAGCATTAGACAACGGAGCAGTTTCTTTAATGGGAATGAGCGATCAGGATTATGGCAGAACCTGCGGTGTAACTGATCCGTTTGGAAATGTGTGGTGGATTACTTCCGTCAATTAACCAACTAAAAAATCAATAATATGGAAACAAACGTTCAAAAAAATATTGTTGAAACATTCAAAAAATTAAATGAGATATTTTCAAAATTCTCAGAAAATGAAATAAATCAGATTCCGTATCAGGGAAGCTGGACACCGGGACAAGTTGTACAGCATATTATTTTGGCCTGTTCGGGATATCCTCAATTATTTGGAGGCAAAACCGAAAAAACAACCCGAAAACCTGATGAAAAAATAAAAGATATTGAAGGTCTTTTTTTAAACTTCAGTATAAAAATGGATTCGCCCGTTTTCTTAATACCGGAGAAAAAAGAGTACAACAAAAACAAACTGAATTTAGAATTGCTTAGAATCGAATCTGAATTATTAGATTGTGCCGAAAAATATGATCTAACCTTAACTTGCCTTGATTTTCAGGTTCCGGGTTTTGATACCTTTACCATGTACGAATGGATCGATTTTGCTTTAGTACATACTCAAAGACATACACATCAATTGAACTCTATTTTTCAGCATATAACTAAACTTTAATCTCCTACATTTATATGAAACCAAAATCAGGAATTGTTTTATTTTCAGGTTTACTGGCCGGAACTTTAGATATTTTGGCCGCAATTTTAATTTACTCCGTCATTTTACAAAAAACAACAGCCGAAAAAATTATACAATCAATAGCAAGCGGACTCTTTAAACAAAATGCTTACACAGGCGGGTCGCAGATGATTTTGTATGGCTTGCTTCTGCATTATTTCATTGCATTTGCTTTTGCCTATTTCTATTATAAAATATACCCGCATGTTCCGCTTCTAAGAAAAAACATATTCCTTTCGGGTTTTGTGTACGGAATTTTTGTCTGGATTGTAATGAATCTTATTGTACTTCCGTTGGTATTTCCAAAGCTTCCGTCAAAAGAATTTGATTTCCCATTGATACTTTCTATCTTAATTCTAATCTTTTGTATTGGTCTTCCAATTGCTTTTATTACACAAAAGTTTTATCATAAAAATGTTGTAATCTAGGTTCAGGAACACACAATAATAAAAATATCAAAAAAAGCGAAATCAATACGATTATTGATTTCGCTTTTTTTGTGCCTGTTTTTTTCAGAAATAAAAATTTTTTAAGCTCATTTTTCTTTCTCTTCAAAATCCTGACTTTACTTACAAAAAGTTAATACATACAATGTTATTTTTCTCACAATTAACTAAAAATCAAAAATTTATGTCGTACTTTTAGAATTACAATTTCAACCTTATACAATTCCCATCTAATCTCATTTGAGTTAATTTTTTGATCGATAGAGTTAATTCTCGCTCTGTTCGCAGGGTAATTTTAATCAAAATTAAAAAACAAGTATGGAATTAGCAGTTACCCAACACACCATAGCCGTAAAACATGGTGTAATTTTAGAAAAATCAGATAGGGCTTTCGAAGAATTAGGTGTATTGAATCCTGCAGTATATCAAGACGGAAATAATGTTCATATGTTTTACAGAGCTGCAAAAAGAGGCAACTTTTCAACAATTGGTTATTGCAGATTAGAAGGTCCGACCACTTTAGCAGAACGTCGTACTGAACCTATTTTTGAGCCTGAATACATTTATGAAATTCATGGTGTCGAAGATCCGCGAATTACAAAAATTGATGACACCTATTATATGACGTATGTAACATACGATGGTATTAACGCATGCGGAGCCATTGCAGTTTCAAAAGATTTGACTTCATTTAAAAAGAAAGGAATTATAACGCCTAAATTTATTTTAAACGAATTCACAAACTTGGTCCGCAAACATTTACAAAACCCAAGTATAGCCAAAATATTAGCTTTTAATACCGCCAGAAGTTATCCTTTGAGCGAAACGATAAAAGAAAACTTATTTGTATGGGATAAAAACGTAGTTCTTTTTCCTAAAAAAATTAATGGAAAATTCGTGGCATTGCACCGCTTATTTCCTTCGATTCAAATAGTTTCTTTTGAAAAGAAAAAAGACCTGACGGTTGATTTTTGGAAAGAATATCTTAAAAATCTGCCGGATTATATTGTAATGGAGCCAGAATACGAACATGAAACCAGCCATATTGGTCCCGGAGCTCCGCCAATAGAAACAAAAGACGGCTGGCTTTTAATTTATCATGCTGCCGAAAAGCGCGAAAAAGGACTTGTTTATCATGCCTGCGCAGCTTTGCTGGATCTTAATAATCCTCAAAAAGTAATTGGAAAACTAACTAAACCTATTATCACGCCAGCAGAATATTATGAACGACACGGTTATGTAAATTATGTTGTATTCCCTACCGGAACAGCCATTTTTGATGACCAATTATATATTTATTACGGTGCCGCCGATGACAAGATTGCGGTGGCTTCTTTGAACCTAAACGACTTATTAACCGAACTAAAACAGAATTCCCATGAAGAAGATATCAAATAAATCGAAAATTGTTTTTCTTTCTACATTTCCACCAACACAATGTGGAATCGCAACTTATACTCAAGATACAATAAAAGGTATTACCGATGTTTTTGGTAAATCCATAACTTGTGAAATTTGCGAATTGGTCGATAAGCCAAAGGCAAACCCAACACAGGCCTTTACATTAAATACAAAAGACAAAGCAGAATACGCAAAAGTTGCCGAAGAAATTAATGATGATGAAAGTGTGAAATTAGTTCACATACAACATGAGTTTGGTTTATTTGGCGGTAATTACGGCGACTATTTATTAGATTTTTTAAATGTCATTAAAAAACCTGTTACGTATACTTTTCACAGCGTTATTCCTAACCCGAATAATGAATTACGAACTTTTGTAAAACTGCTTTTAAGCTACAGCAACTCTGTTTTTGTAATGACTAACCAGTCAAAAGAAATTTTGATAAATGACTATGATATCAATGAAGAAATAATTACTTGCGTGCCGCACGGAACTCATATTGTTATTTATGAAACTCCTGAACAGGCAAAAGAAAAATTCGGAATTAAAAATAAAATTGTTTTATCAACCTTCGGACTTTTAGGCGAAGGAAAAAATATCGAAACCGGTTTGCAGGCACTTGCAAAAATTGTCAAAACAGAACCAGATGTTCTCTACTTGATTATTGGCAGTACACACCCTAATTTAATTAAAGACGGTGTTGATACTTATCGCAGCAAACTCGAAGCTCTTGTAGACGAATTAAACTTACATGACAATGTTCGTTTCATAAATAAATATTTAGATACCGAAGAACTTTTAGACTATTTAAAAGCTACAGACATTTATTTGTTTACTTCAAAAGATCCAAACCAGGCGGTAAGCGGCACTTTTGCCTACGCAATGAGCTGCGCGTGTCCAATGGTAGCATCAAAAATCCCACATACACGAGAAGTTTTAACTTCAGACTGTGGTGTTTTAGTTGACATTGGAAACGTAGATCAATTTGCCGAACAAACTCTACAATTGATTGCCGATGAAAAGCTTAGACATGAAATGGGAATCAATGCTTTTACTAAAATGAGAGCTTCGTCTTGGGAAAATGCAGCATTAACTCACATGGATACGTATAAAAAACTGATCGAAAATCCGTCAGATATTAAATATAACTATCCGGATATTCAGTTACGCCATATCAAAAGATTAACCACAGATCTTGGTATTATACAGTTTAGCAAAATTTCGATTCCAGATCTGGAATCAGGATATACTTTAGATGACAATGCCCGCGCGTTAATTGCATTTTGTATGCACTATAAATTAACGAGAGATAAAGACGATCTTCCGTATATTTTAATTTATCTGGATTTCATCGAAAGATGCCAAAGACCAAAAGGTGATTTTATCAATTATGTCGATCAGGAAAATCGCGAACACGTAGAACAAAATGCCGAAGTTAATCTTGAAGATTCTAATGCAAGAGCAATCTGGGCATTGGGTACCGTAATTTCAAATGCTGATATCCTGCCTGAAAACATTTCGAAAAAAGCTTCAAAATGCTTTCTGGATTCCTTAAAATGGGCAGAAAATATTCAATCACCAAGAGCAATTGGCTTTGCTACAAAAGGGTTATTTTTATATCACAATGCCATTCCTAATTTATATGTTGCCGCAATTATCAATAAATTAAATGCAAAACTATTAGCAAATTACGAAGATACAGCTACAGAAAACTGGCAGTGGTTTGAAAATTATTTAACGTACGGAAACGGGATTCTGCCTGAATCAATGCTGTATGCTTATTTAATTACCAATAAACCGGTTTACAAAAAAGTAGCACTTGACTCTATGGACTTTTTAATTTCGAAAACATTTATTGATGGAAATTTCAAAGCTATTTCAAACAAAAGCTGGCTGCATAAAGATTCAGAACCAGAATTATATGGCGAACAGGCAATTGATGTTACGTACACCATTCAAACTTTAAATGCTTTTTATAACACTTTTAAAACTCCGGAATATAAAAAGAAAATGAAAGCTGCATTTAACTGGTTTTTAGGAAAAAATCACTTAAACCAAATTATGTAT
The sequence above is a segment of the Flavobacterium sp. genome. Coding sequences within it:
- a CDS encoding VOC family protein; the protein is MNLPAEHQTVMPYLILKGAAQFIEFTKNVFGASETHTKALREDGSIMHAEITLNGSTIMFTEETSDWPKQTANLFVYVQNADKTYLKALDNGAVSLMGMSDQDYGRTCGVTDPFGNVWWITSVN
- a CDS encoding Crp/Fnr family transcriptional regulator, yielding MTFNKEIYLNNLKQTIESYYPISDKSWKLIESITEFQTFKKGEILLQNGEIAKNLHFIGKGIIRTFITDELGNFYNKNLFLENTLAGSKVSLMLQTPSNFTIEALEDCIIINLNYKKYIELINQNDDLKNFYITHLEKNWIIEKEQREVALVMQNATERYLKLLEKNPGIADRVPLLHIASHLGITPTQLSRIRKNLEKDL
- a CDS encoding glycosyltransferase, whose product is MKKISNKSKIVFLSTFPPTQCGIATYTQDTIKGITDVFGKSITCEICELVDKPKANPTQAFTLNTKDKAEYAKVAEEINDDESVKLVHIQHEFGLFGGNYGDYLLDFLNVIKKPVTYTFHSVIPNPNNELRTFVKLLLSYSNSVFVMTNQSKEILINDYDINEEIITCVPHGTHIVIYETPEQAKEKFGIKNKIVLSTFGLLGEGKNIETGLQALAKIVKTEPDVLYLIIGSTHPNLIKDGVDTYRSKLEALVDELNLHDNVRFINKYLDTEELLDYLKATDIYLFTSKDPNQAVSGTFAYAMSCACPMVASKIPHTREVLTSDCGVLVDIGNVDQFAEQTLQLIADEKLRHEMGINAFTKMRASSWENAALTHMDTYKKLIENPSDIKYNYPDIQLRHIKRLTTDLGIIQFSKISIPDLESGYTLDDNARALIAFCMHYKLTRDKDDLPYILIYLDFIERCQRPKGDFINYVDQENREHVEQNAEVNLEDSNARAIWALGTVISNADILPENISKKASKCFLDSLKWAENIQSPRAIGFATKGLFLYHNAIPNLYVAAIINKLNAKLLANYEDTATENWQWFENYLTYGNGILPESMLYAYLITNKPVYKKVALDSMDFLISKTFIDGNFKAISNKSWLHKDSEPELYGEQAIDVTYTIQTLNAFYNTFKTPEYKKKMKAAFNWFLGKNHLNQIMYNPVSGGGYDGLEKDNINLNQGAESTVCYLTARLLMEKFALSEPKVIPLLKSRTGIAINS
- a CDS encoding pesticidal protein Cry7Aa; its protein translation is MELAVTQHTIAVKHGVILEKSDRAFEELGVLNPAVYQDGNNVHMFYRAAKRGNFSTIGYCRLEGPTTLAERRTEPIFEPEYIYEIHGVEDPRITKIDDTYYMTYVTYDGINACGAIAVSKDLTSFKKKGIITPKFILNEFTNLVRKHLQNPSIAKILAFNTARSYPLSETIKENLFVWDKNVVLFPKKINGKFVALHRLFPSIQIVSFEKKKDLTVDFWKEYLKNLPDYIVMEPEYEHETSHIGPGAPPIETKDGWLLIYHAAEKREKGLVYHACAALLDLNNPQKVIGKLTKPIITPAEYYERHGYVNYVVFPTGTAIFDDQLYIYYGAADDKIAVASLNLNDLLTELKQNSHEEDIK
- a CDS encoding DoxX family protein — its product is MKNAKIIFWVTTIIIFLFEGVMPAFTSQTEMAKEGIKHLGYPEYFGNALVIFKILGVLILVIPSVPKNVKEWAYAGFGFDFIFASISHFAVDGINIQSFFPLIFLVILAISYIYYHKIERYKNIAL
- a CDS encoding GNAT family N-acetyltransferase; its protein translation is MNKIDLIKDNIDNLTSLWKTAATPLLSYHKTDFLEFSQIKNAGWPNRLWFRKDITAENLPLILETIEKNPGLVVPYWDVFGSNSNEIFEKNGFVIRNKLTAMALKLGDKFTLQNHLTFKRVLNEEDAKIWSDIYPLSFNYVIGKETLVHNYENVKYFLVHFEEKPIGTLALFQTGKTMGIHGLGVIPEMRKKGLAEEIMKFGINQAIDENCEYAQLQASDLGKGIYTRLGFEDLFVITNYQLT
- a CDS encoding DinB family protein — encoded protein: METNVQKNIVETFKKLNEIFSKFSENEINQIPYQGSWTPGQVVQHIILACSGYPQLFGGKTEKTTRKPDEKIKDIEGLFLNFSIKMDSPVFLIPEKKEYNKNKLNLELLRIESELLDCAEKYDLTLTCLDFQVPGFDTFTMYEWIDFALVHTQRHTHQLNSIFQHITKL
- a CDS encoding DUF1440 domain-containing protein, coding for MKPKSGIVLFSGLLAGTLDILAAILIYSVILQKTTAEKIIQSIASGLFKQNAYTGGSQMILYGLLLHYFIAFAFAYFYYKIYPHVPLLRKNIFLSGFVYGIFVWIVMNLIVLPLVFPKLPSKEFDFPLILSILILIFCIGLPIAFITQKFYHKNVVI